TCTGTTATTTAATAATGACAATAGTGTTTCTGGTTCTACTAAaggcagattttttaaaaacaggaactGATTTCAGGGATCACAGCGTTTTGTGACCTTTGAGATAGGCATCTGCCAGGCTTGACAATGTAAGACACTTAAAAATGTTGTGAAGTTTTCTGTGCAACCTTTCTGATAACTGTAGCATGTCTCCACTCAGATCTAAtctgcagtgaaatgaagaTTAGAAGGAAAAGGCAAACTGATGTCAATTTACCAAAATGTACTCTTTGACCTGAAATTGAAGTGGAAAAACACGTGGAAGTGGGATATATGTTCCTGAAGACTTAGAAACAAAGTAAACTTGGTAGAATTGCTGAATAATCTACAAATACATGCTAGATGTTAGATAGGAGCACTGCCTAGTCCTAGTGAGATAAATTCCGTAACTACTGAAGAGGTGGCCAGTTTAGACTATTTTACTATCCCACATATGTATGCTGGTGTGTTTCAACAATGATTTGAGACTTGCTTTAGAGGTAGAAGAGTAATTCAGTTTCAACAATCTGGGCCTTGGACTTGATGAAAAACTCTTTTCTCAGttgtagatttttatttctggggTTATTTGTCCAATAGGAAACATCCTTAAATCACAATGTTTATTTAGTAAATTGCGAAGTGATGGAGATGTCCTTTTGTTaccagtccaggctggactgCAAATCCTGAATTTACTACTAGAATAAAACCTGGAGCAACCCATTGCAAATTTGCTTAAGTTATTACAGGCGTTCTGCCTTCACTTACATCACATTAATTTCTCTTGTTGAGAAAGATATCACATAGTACACTCTTCACATCAGCCTCTGTTAATGtctgtattgtttttttttatttttcttcccagattTTCCCCTGTGGCTGAACAACAAACACACTGAGAAACATGCCTGAGCAAAGCAATGATTACAGGGTGGTTGTGTTTGGAGCTGGAGGAGTGGGCAAAAGCTCTTTGGTCTTGAGATTTGTGAAGGGGACTTTCAGAGAGGTCTACATCCCTACCATTGAAGATACCTATCGTCAGGTGATCAGCTGTGATAAGAGTATATGCACTTTGCAGATAACTGACACTACAGGGAGCCATCAATTCCCAGCCATGCAACGTCTTTCTATTTCGAAAGGACATGCTTTCATTTTGGTTTACTCTATCACCAGCCGACAGTCCTTGGAAGAACTCAAACCAATCTATGAGCAAATATGTCAGATTAAGGGAGACGTCGAAAGCATTCCAATAATGCTGGTGGGGAACAAAAATGACGAGAACCAAAACCGGGAGGTGGACAGCAGTGAAGGAGAAGCCATGGCTAAGAAGTGGAAATGTGCCTTCATGGAGACCTCTGCTAAGCTGAACCACAACGTGAAAGAGTTATTCCAAGAACTGCTAAACCTAGAGAAACGCAGGACTGTGAGTCTGCAGATTGATggcaaaaaaagcaagcagcagaaaaggaaagagaaacttAAAGGCAAATGTGTGATGATGTGAAACTGCACTATCAGGAATCAGTCAGGCAGTCTCACCTGTCTGCCAATACCGACGTAAAACCTATAGACAGCAAAAATCCATGCAAGGCCCCATTTATTAATATCTGTGTTAAAAGAAATACttggaatatgaaaaaaaattttactgcaattactgtaaaaaaagtaatttaaaaaatcttgaactcttttaagtgaaaaaaaaaaaaaaggaagtaaaagaaaGATGTGATGTGAAAGATTTGGAAAGTCAACTTCAAATTTCTTTATGTTTGCACATAACtgcaagagaaagcaaagcataATGTTTGAAGATAAACAAAGAAATGGCCATGAAGAAACCTAgaacatataaatatatgctGGATGGTATTATCACATCTTTTAGGATGTTGACAAACAATTCTGtggaattttcatttttctagtGAGGCAGTGTGCATAAGGTAGTCTTAGATCTCCCAAATAAATTAACTACTTCACATTAAAAGAAAGTGTGGGAGTAGCAGAGATAAAAGACATAGCAGAGATAAAACATATATTCTGCCTGCCCCCCAGCATGAGATTTGTTTCTAGTGTTTGGACTGAAGAATGAATAAAACACAGCTCTGTATGGGAGAAACGGAgatcttctccttttctggacCTGTTCCTTCAAGACACTTCTCACCCCAGTgagaacatttcagaaaagcagacatTTGCCTGTGGAGTATGCCAGACTGCATAAATATGGTGAATGTAGACAAACAGAAAGCTTTATTATGGAGGACTGGCTAGGCAGTCCCCTACAAATGCCTTTTTAGAAACGGCTCATTTCAAATGCTGTGGATGGTTAAATGAGCACATGATGTAATTAGTGAATGAAAGACAAGTCTGTTGAACTGGTGGTATACTTGAAGAGGGGTTAGTGTAGTATACAAAGTTTTGATTCAAATTTCCAGGTTAGGTGAGTGAAACTTCTTTACATTACTGTGTTCCAATTAGAATGGTTTTGCATTTATGCCCTACTAGATATATTGCCTTTATATTGCTTGAAGGGCTTTATATTAGCCATTTGAACTCATGGTTTGAACTGCTGTGACTCTTCATAGATTTAAATACTGTACCTGTAGTCCACGTCCACAGAAATCTTGAACTGAAGATTTTCTGGAGTAAGTAGTACAGGATTTGACATACTAAGAGTTGCAGTCAGTACTGCATTATGATGCACTACATAActcagaacagaaacaaaatattttaaaccacTCTGTCAAGGGAAATTACTTTCACCTTTGGAAGGTGAAAAAGTGTACAAAATGTGAGCTTTTATGGATCTCTCtccaaagattttttaaaaactagcATGAATGAGTAAAGTATGCATCCTGCTGATGACAAAGACCATCTAAGATAAAAGAAGCACATTTTTTAAGGGATACATCAAAATTCTGTAAGATACAATTTGCACCATACAGGAATTACTTTGAAATAATAGAAACAAACCACCATATTTTTGGTAAATGTTTATGCCATTTCACACTATAGGAAAAATGCAATCAAGtactaatatttttaatatgcatgCTGTTGCATTGTAAATATCTTATAGGAGCTGCTTAAATGTAGTATTGGCATTAAACGTTGTTactttgtttctctgaagtATTGCTTGCTTACTTTAGACCTCCAAAACAAAAGAGGCATTTCAGAGGTCAGGTGATGGTGTATTTTTTGAGCAAGAATATCTATTAGCACTGTCTTAAAAGGAACACAACTTCTGCCATTCACTAAGGAGTTTTGGCACTATTAAAATACAGTGTAAAACTGATGATTTACAAGAATActaatttttgtgtgtttactTCATTGCATTAGAAGAGAAAACTGGAGAGCATGAAAAAGCTCTCCTGGCTCTTACATGatgctttttctctgtaaatCTCAAAGCACTTCACAAAAAGGTCAGCATCATTATCTTAACTTCCTTGGTGGTGAAACAGGCACGAAATGAAGAAGCAGCTGCATGTAGGTTCCACATTAGGTGAGTGGCAGACtcaggaacaaaagaaaatctccaGTCTAGTGTGTACTCTGCTTAATCAGACTGGCTTTTCATATTCTGAAATGGCTTCTAAAACATATGAAGAAACCTGATATTGCTTATACAgctaagagatttttttaattagtttcttTTTGTCAGTCTGCCAACAGGTGGAACAGTATTCCAGATCAGGGATtcaaaattttcaaaagcactaCATTTAGTAAGacttttataaatgttttttacaGCTACTTTTTTTGTAAGCTGACCAGTACTCATCCTTGCATCCTTGCACTGGATTCCACTAATGAAACTGGAAAATCAAAAAATAATCATGTTTAAGAAGTCACAAAAGGAGGTCAGCAGTACAGAGGTTTTCCACTGATGCTAACATGCCTAAGCAGACAGGATGGAATAATGATAGAAACTCAAAGAAAACGGGCCATATCAAGACAAAGATCCTTTAAACACTGTTCCTTTAACTGGAGGAATTATTTACACAGTAAAGAATCTTTCAGAAGTACAATACAGAGGAACTGAATTAGACTCAATAGGTTATGACTGCAAGTATATTACAGGTTGAAATTTGGCCTTGGTCTTTTTTTGGAATGTgccacaagaaaaaataattgtgtggGAAAGATAGAAATTAAACAAGGAACTGCTTGTTGGTTGAGGTTGTTAGGTTTGAGGAACATTTCCTTTAATTCCCAGTGATTCCTCATCTGCTACATAGTAAGCCATGAATTATTTTGTAGACTTTCAGGTATTAAAAAAAGTCCAGTGCAGAAGTAGAGAAGCAATATTACTCATGGCCACAGACTGGAAAGACAATGTATTTTATAACTTTGTATCGTCATCCTAGTTCATACTATTAGATTTCACATATCTTGCATACTTGTGAGCTCTTTCAAAATACTTGTTTTGCTATTAtttatacaattattttttaatataggGAAATAACaggtaaataaagaaaatatacagTTTAttacattttgtgttttgtttgggaaTGTTATGTCAGTATAAAAACTCTATAAattgtaaatttaaaattagaaaaatttaaaacatgtaGGATCTATAGTGAATTTTATCACCAAGAACCATGTCAAAATTACTCTTTACAGCAtgatttttatatgtatatacaaaATATTATGATATATAGTTGAAAATATAGCAACACAGAACATATGTTGTTTTGATTTAattagcaaatattttatgcaaa
The DNA window shown above is from Calypte anna isolate BGI_N300 chromosome Z, bCalAnn1_v1.p, whole genome shotgun sequence and carries:
- the DIRAS2 gene encoding GTP-binding protein Di-Ras2; the protein is MPEQSNDYRVVVFGAGGVGKSSLVLRFVKGTFREVYIPTIEDTYRQVISCDKSICTLQITDTTGSHQFPAMQRLSISKGHAFILVYSITSRQSLEELKPIYEQICQIKGDVESIPIMLVGNKNDENQNREVDSSEGEAMAKKWKCAFMETSAKLNHNVKELFQELLNLEKRRTVSLQIDGKKSKQQKRKEKLKGKCVMM